A genomic stretch from Flavobacterium nitratireducens includes:
- a CDS encoding ABC transporter ATP-binding protein yields MSTLLEVNKIVKQYGDYVALNEVSLSVPKGSIYGLLGPNGAGKTSLIRIINQITMPDSGQVILDGEKLQPKHVQHIGYLPEERGLYQSMKVGEQCLYLAQMKGLTKAEAKKQLDYWFDRLGIQGWWNKKIQELSKGMAQKIQFVVCVLHQPKLLIFDEPFSGFDPVNATIIKDEILALKEQGATIIFSTHRMESVEELCDHIALIHKSNKLIEGKLEDVKRQHKSNSFEVGILTDNVEGLMFDITQKFTVSPANFKSLNNELKLEIQIGNALPNELLHLITQRGQVTHFVEKIPSVNDIFIKTVTEKQ; encoded by the coding sequence ATGAGTACCTTATTAGAAGTCAATAAAATAGTTAAGCAATATGGAGATTATGTAGCGCTTAACGAAGTTTCTTTGTCTGTTCCTAAAGGCAGTATATATGGACTTTTAGGTCCAAATGGTGCCGGAAAAACATCTCTTATTCGTATCATTAATCAAATAACCATGCCAGATAGCGGTCAAGTTATTTTGGATGGCGAAAAATTACAGCCTAAACACGTTCAGCATATTGGTTATTTACCTGAAGAAAGAGGTTTGTACCAAAGTATGAAGGTAGGAGAGCAATGTTTGTATTTGGCTCAAATGAAAGGATTGACAAAGGCAGAAGCCAAAAAGCAGTTGGATTATTGGTTTGATCGTTTAGGCATTCAAGGATGGTGGAACAAAAAAATTCAAGAACTTTCTAAAGGTATGGCGCAAAAAATCCAGTTTGTGGTTTGCGTATTGCACCAACCGAAATTATTGATTTTTGATGAGCCTTTTTCAGGTTTTGATCCTGTAAATGCTACTATTATTAAAGACGAAATTTTAGCATTGAAAGAACAAGGAGCTACGATAATTTTTTCGACGCATCGAATGGAAAGTGTAGAGGAATTATGCGATCATATTGCTTTGATACATAAATCGAATAAATTAATCGAAGGAAAATTAGAAGATGTAAAAAGGCAACATAAGTCCAATAGTTTTGAAGTGGGTATTCTTACGGATAATGTAGAAGGTTTAATGTTTGACATCACACAAAAATTCACTGTTAGCCCAGCGAATTTTAAATCTTTAAATAATGAGTTAAAGCTCGAAATTCAGATAGGAAATGCACTTCCTAATGAATTATTGCATCTTATTACACAACGAGGTCAAGTCACTCATTTTGTAGAAAAAATTCCGAGTGTAAACGATATTTTTATTAAAACTGTAACAGAAAAGCAATAA
- a CDS encoding ABC transporter permease, translating to MSIISLIIKREFFAKVRNKSFIVMTFLSPLLFVAIAVFVGYLSSMKADVKRVAIHDETGLFVSEFLAQNTEENEYQYLDLSQIDSQYLKDSIVNHSYEGILIIPKTEDVKTLENKIEFVSNASPSISFIENTQGIIAQKLTKINLEKAHLDTLAIQKAQANVNITIAKTSGEQGLKGLNEAKIAIGGAFGYLIMMFIIIYGNMVMRSVIEEKTNRIIEIIISSVKPFQLMIGKIIGTSLAGILQFTIWVVIGLSLLFTASVFFRVNVGASTTIAPTMEGQLPTELAGTAQLYIKELWNLPIASILLGFVVYFIGGYFLYSSFYAAIGAAVDNQTDSQQFLLPIVMPLVLSVYVGFFSVVNDPHSDIAVAFSLIPLTSPIVMLMRLPFGVPFWQIAVSILLLFGTFLLVVWFAAKIYRVGILMYGKKPTWKELLRWLKY from the coding sequence ATGAGCATAATATCACTAATTATAAAAAGAGAGTTTTTTGCCAAAGTGCGTAACAAATCTTTTATTGTAATGACTTTTTTAAGTCCTTTATTGTTTGTTGCTATTGCTGTTTTTGTTGGTTATTTGAGTTCCATGAAAGCCGATGTAAAAAGGGTGGCAATTCATGATGAAACAGGTTTGTTTGTTTCTGAATTTTTAGCTCAAAATACAGAAGAGAATGAGTATCAATACCTAGATTTGTCGCAAATAGACAGTCAATATTTAAAAGATAGTATTGTAAATCATAGTTATGAAGGAATTTTGATTATTCCTAAAACAGAGGATGTAAAAACCTTAGAAAATAAAATTGAATTTGTTTCTAATGCGAGTCCGAGTATTTCTTTTATCGAAAACACACAGGGAATTATTGCTCAAAAATTAACCAAAATTAATTTGGAGAAAGCGCATTTAGATACTTTAGCCATACAAAAAGCGCAAGCTAATGTCAATATTACTATTGCTAAAACTTCAGGAGAGCAAGGTCTAAAAGGATTAAATGAGGCTAAAATTGCCATAGGTGGTGCTTTTGGTTACTTGATCATGATGTTTATCATTATTTATGGAAATATGGTGATGCGCTCTGTAATTGAAGAGAAAACGAACCGAATTATAGAAATTATTATTTCTTCTGTAAAACCTTTTCAGTTAATGATTGGGAAAATTATTGGAACCTCTTTGGCGGGAATTTTACAATTTACTATTTGGGTAGTTATTGGACTTAGTCTCTTGTTTACAGCTTCAGTATTTTTTCGAGTAAATGTAGGGGCATCGACAACAATAGCGCCAACAATGGAAGGGCAGTTGCCAACAGAATTAGCAGGAACGGCGCAGTTGTACATTAAAGAATTATGGAATTTGCCTATTGCTAGTATATTACTTGGTTTTGTAGTTTATTTTATTGGTGGTTACTTTTTATACAGTTCGTTTTATGCGGCAATTGGTGCTGCTGTAGACAATCAAACCGACTCGCAACAGTTTCTTCTTCCTATTGTAATGCCTTTGGTGTTGAGTGTTTATGTTGGTTTTTTTAGTGTTGTAAACGATCCGCATAGTGACATTGCAGTTGCTTTTTCCTTGATTCCGCTTACCTCGCCTATTGTAATGTTAATGCGACTCCCTTTTGGAGTTCCTTTTTGGCAAATTGCCGTTTCAATTTTATTGTTGTTTGGAACCTTCTTATTGGTGGTTTGGTTTGCTGCTAAAATTTACCGAGTAGGAATTTTGATGTATGGTAAAAAGCCAACTTGGAAAGAATTATTACGATGGTTAAAATATTAA
- a CDS encoding sigma-54-dependent transcriptional regulator, whose translation MSKILIIEDESAIRRVLTRILTEENDTYEVEEAEDGVSGYEKIKNNDYDLVICDIKMPKMDGVELLEEVKKIKAEIPIVMISGHGDMETAIQAMRLGAFDYISKPPDLNRLLNTVRNALDRKQLVVENKILKKKVSKNYEMIGESEAINHIKMMIDKVAQTEARVLITGPNGTGKELVAHQLHEKSERASFPLIEVNCAAIPSELIESELFGHVKGAFTSAVKDRAGKFEAADKGTIFLDEIGDMSLSAQAKVLRALQENIITRVGADKDIKVDVRVVAATNKDLKKEIEEGRFREDLYHRLAVILIKVPSLNDRRDDIPLLVSHFAEKIASEQGTAVKKFSDEAIKLLQAYDWTGNIRELRNVVERLIILGGSQISETDVKLFASK comes from the coding sequence ATGAGTAAAATATTAATAATCGAAGACGAATCAGCTATTCGAAGAGTACTAACAAGAATCCTTACGGAGGAGAATGATACTTATGAAGTCGAAGAAGCTGAAGATGGTGTATCGGGTTACGAAAAAATTAAAAATAACGATTACGACTTGGTAATATGCGACATCAAGATGCCTAAAATGGATGGGGTCGAATTGCTGGAAGAAGTCAAAAAAATAAAAGCCGAAATTCCAATCGTCATGATTTCAGGACATGGCGACATGGAAACAGCTATACAAGCGATGCGTTTAGGGGCGTTTGATTATATTTCAAAACCACCTGATTTGAATCGTCTGTTAAATACCGTTCGTAATGCTTTAGATAGAAAACAGCTGGTAGTTGAAAATAAAATTCTAAAGAAAAAAGTGAGCAAAAATTACGAAATGATTGGGGAGAGCGAAGCTATTAATCATATCAAAATGATGATTGATAAGGTGGCGCAAACCGAAGCTCGTGTATTGATTACGGGACCTAATGGAACCGGAAAAGAGTTAGTAGCGCACCAATTGCATGAAAAGAGTGAGCGTGCTTCTTTTCCTTTAATAGAAGTAAACTGTGCTGCAATTCCATCTGAATTGATAGAGAGCGAATTGTTTGGTCACGTAAAAGGAGCTTTTACCTCGGCGGTAAAAGATAGAGCTGGTAAATTTGAAGCAGCAGATAAAGGAACTATTTTTTTGGATGAAATTGGAGATATGAGTCTTTCGGCTCAGGCCAAAGTGTTGCGTGCTTTACAGGAAAATATCATTACTCGAGTAGGTGCCGATAAAGACATCAAAGTAGATGTTCGCGTGGTAGCAGCAACGAACAAGGATTTGAAAAAAGAAATCGAAGAAGGACGTTTCAGAGAAGATTTGTACCACCGATTGGCAGTCATCTTAATCAAGGTTCCTTCATTGAATGACCGTCGAGATGATATTCCTTTATTGGTGAGTCATTTTGCTGAAAAAATTGCATCAGAGCAAGGAACAGCCGTTAAGAAATTCTCCGATGAAGCGATCAAATTATTACAGGCTTACGATTGGACGGGAAATATCCGTGAATTACGAAATGTGGTGGAACGCCTTATTATCCTTGGCGGAAGCCAAATATCTGAAACAGATGTAAAGCTATTTGCTTCTAAATAA
- a CDS encoding DEAD/DEAH box helicase — translation MKLKKINEKLQLGLVENGLTEANEVQKETFSTLKSGADCVIFAPKGSGKTTAIVMNVIQRLAGSNEESPRALIMVEDKAKVLEMEVLFEKYGKHTSLEVYGVHEKGDMDYDKNYVSTGIDVLIGTPTKLSDMFSTAGYNVNRLKMFVIDDADVLLRARHETKIMRISDSIAKTQRIIFSDLYTERVAILADKMLIEPYEFDFEEGEEEDDDFEEEEGDEENANN, via the coding sequence ATGAAACTAAAAAAAATAAACGAAAAGTTACAACTAGGATTAGTTGAAAACGGATTAACCGAGGCAAATGAAGTCCAAAAAGAAACTTTTTCAACCTTAAAAAGTGGGGCAGATTGTGTGATTTTTGCACCTAAAGGAAGCGGGAAAACCACAGCAATTGTGATGAATGTGATTCAGCGATTAGCAGGCAGCAATGAAGAATCGCCACGAGCTTTGATAATGGTGGAAGACAAGGCTAAAGTTCTGGAAATGGAAGTGCTTTTCGAAAAGTACGGAAAACATACCAGCTTGGAAGTCTATGGTGTTCATGAAAAAGGCGACATGGATTACGATAAGAATTATGTTTCTACTGGAATTGATGTTTTAATTGGTACACCTACCAAGTTAAGCGATATGTTTTCAACAGCGGGTTATAATGTGAACCGTTTGAAAATGTTTGTTATAGACGATGCCGATGTGTTGTTACGAGCGCGTCATGAGACTAAAATTATGCGTATTTCTGATAGCATTGCTAAAACGCAACGTATCATTTTTTCGGATTTATATACAGAAAGAGTGGCAATATTAGCCGATAAAATGTTAATTGAACCTTACGAATTTGACTTCGAGGAGGGAGAGGAAGAGGATGACGATTTTGAAGAAGAAGAAGGTGACGAAGAAAATGCTAATAACTAA
- a CDS encoding DUF2007 domain-containing protein — MGLMKVFSGSEVLALALKEKIEAIGVEVLMKDNIQSARLAGFGSMGAAVELFVQETEFAKVNPVIEAFRLNI; from the coding sequence ATGGGATTGATGAAAGTGTTTTCGGGGAGTGAAGTTTTGGCTTTGGCTTTGAAGGAAAAAATAGAAGCCATAGGTGTGGAAGTATTGATGAAAGACAACATTCAATCGGCGCGATTAGCAGGTTTTGGGAGCATGGGCGCTGCTGTTGAATTGTTTGTTCAGGAAACCGAATTTGCTAAGGTAAATCCTGTTATTGAGGCCTTTCGATTGAATATTTAA
- a CDS encoding IS3 family transposase (programmed frameshift), giving the protein MKQVRKIYDKAFKEKAVQLSYERTNVSELARELGITAPQLYKWRKEFEEFGEGSFPGKGNLKLTPEQEKIHELKKRLKDAELERDILKKGNRHFFQERSMIYSFIKSNEQLFPIEKMCKVLKVSSGSYYRWKKQAVTARQQLKIAIKEQITLIYFGAKQRYGSPRITLELQYLGYKVSRITVAKYMKELGLRSKLSKKFKVTTNSNHNYLVVENVLNREFIVKMPSKVWVSDITYIQTKEGFVYLTTIMDLYDRKIIGWSLSDGMSTEETTLGAWKMAVKNRDIDQGLIFHSDRGVQYASKKFVNVLDSYKKITRNMSRKGNCWDNAVAESFFKSLKTELIYGNKLISKEQMKLEIFEYIEIWYNRKRRHSTLNYATIEEFNNQINYKNVA; this is encoded by the exons ATGAAACAAGTCCGCAAAATTTATGACAAAGCTTTTAAAGAAAAAGCCGTTCAATTGAGTTATGAGAGAACAAATGTATCAGAACTCGCCAGAGAGTTGGGAATCACAGCACCACAGTTGTATAAATGGCGTAAAGAGTTCGAGGAATTTGGAGAAGGAAGTTTTCCTGGGAAAGGAAATTTAAAACTCACTCCCGAGCAAGAAAAAATTCACGAACTAAAGAAAAGACTCAAAGATGCCGAGTTAGAACGTGATATATTAAAAAAAG GCAATCGGCATTTTTTCCAAGAGCGGTCGATGATTTATAGTTTCATAAAAAGCAATGAACAACTATTCCCGATCGAAAAAATGTGCAAAGTTCTAAAAGTGAGCAGCGGAAGTTATTACCGATGGAAAAAACAAGCAGTCACAGCAAGACAACAACTAAAAATTGCCATAAAAGAACAGATAACATTGATTTATTTTGGAGCCAAACAAAGATATGGAAGTCCTAGAATAACATTGGAACTGCAGTATTTAGGTTATAAAGTTTCACGAATTACAGTTGCAAAATATATGAAAGAACTTGGCTTACGAAGCAAATTAAGCAAGAAGTTCAAAGTTACAACCAACTCAAATCATAATTATTTAGTTGTCGAAAATGTATTAAACAGAGAGTTTATTGTAAAAATGCCTTCAAAAGTTTGGGTTTCGGATATTACATATATCCAAACTAAAGAGGGTTTTGTATACCTGACCACTATTATGGATTTATACGACAGAAAAATTATCGGTTGGAGTTTGAGTGACGGAATGAGTACAGAAGAAACTACGCTTGGAGCTTGGAAAATGGCGGTTAAAAACCGAGATATTGATCAAGGTTTGATTTTTCATTCTGACAGAGGTGTTCAATATGCCAGTAAAAAGTTTGTAAATGTTCTTGATTCCTATAAAAAAATAACCCGCAATATGAGTCGTAAAGGAAATTGCTGGGATAATGCTGTGGCGGAAAGCTTCTTCAAATCTTTGAAAACGGAATTAATTTATGGGAACAAACTGATTTCTAAAGAACAGATGAAACTGGAAATCTTTGAATATATTGAAATTTGGTACAACAGAAAAAGGAGACATTCCACTTTGAATTATGCAACTATTGAAGAATTTAACAATCAAATTAATTACAAAAATGTAGCTTAA
- a CDS encoding RNA polymerase sigma-70 factor, translating into MKPDEILFESVKKDSQLALEQLFQKYYFSLCLFSKKYVVDSSLAEEVVSDVFFNIWQNRKTLTISSSLKAYLFVATKNQSLKVIRNTQSTSFDEDLSNLHLKLSPYYSSDSLEYNEVKNRIELIINELPPQRRIIFKLNRIDGLKYKEIADKLGISVNTVQKQMLEAIKHVSQYESQFISSILLILFS; encoded by the coding sequence ATGAAACCAGATGAAATCCTGTTTGAATCTGTTAAAAAAGATAGCCAATTGGCTTTAGAACAGTTGTTTCAAAAATATTACTTTAGTCTGTGCTTATTTTCTAAAAAGTATGTTGTCGATTCAAGTTTGGCAGAAGAAGTCGTTTCAGATGTGTTCTTCAACATCTGGCAAAATCGCAAAACACTAACTATTAGCAGTTCGTTAAAAGCCTATTTATTTGTAGCAACAAAGAATCAATCATTAAAAGTGATTAGAAACACACAATCAACTTCTTTTGACGAAGATCTAAGTAATTTACATTTAAAACTTTCACCTTATTATAGTAGTGATTCCTTAGAATATAACGAGGTTAAAAACCGTATTGAATTAATTATAAATGAGTTGCCACCTCAACGAAGGATAATTTTCAAATTAAATCGAATTGATGGCTTAAAATACAAAGAGATAGCTGATAAATTAGGTATTTCAGTAAATACAGTTCAAAAACAAATGCTTGAAGCGATAAAGCATGTTTCGCAATACGAATCGCAATTTATTTCCTCAATTCTTTTGATTTTATTTTCATGA
- a CDS encoding FecR family protein, with the protein MQSGNFKTTVLGTSFNVINKKQQFQVIVKSGKVRVENTLTKKHFILEKNTQVVFNSVEGDLVEEAVDAAVYTDWHKNILRFDAITAKEAFNRIEQWYNVKVDCKSERILNRKIRASYKNEPIESVLKSMEFMIGIQYTIKNDSILIK; encoded by the coding sequence GTGCAATCTGGAAATTTCAAAACAACAGTTTTAGGAACCTCTTTTAATGTTATCAATAAAAAACAGCAATTTCAAGTAATTGTGAAATCCGGAAAGGTTAGGGTTGAAAACACATTAACAAAAAAACATTTCATTTTAGAAAAAAATACTCAGGTTGTTTTCAATTCAGTGGAAGGCGATTTGGTTGAAGAAGCTGTAGATGCTGCGGTCTATACAGATTGGCATAAAAACATACTGCGTTTTGATGCAATAACAGCTAAAGAAGCTTTTAACAGAATTGAACAATGGTATAACGTAAAAGTAGATTGTAAATCCGAAAGAATTTTAAATCGAAAGATTCGTGCTTCTTATAAAAATGAACCAATTGAATCGGTACTTAAAAGTATGGAATTTATGATTGGTATTCAATATACAATTAAAAACGACTCGATACTAATTAAATAA
- a CDS encoding SusC/RagA family TonB-linked outer membrane protein, translated as MLFALWGMTSQSVMAQSTLEKTISFNVKNATLPHLFNQLEKEANCQFSFSDEVLSNKKLFTYNFNNQKLRTVLNQISRDAHLSYMINGSTITFTALKKVKVYGEVKDVNGLPLIAVNVLVKGTNTVVLTDFDGKFNLEAPENSTLVFSYLGMQNFEQSIKAGGAYKVTMQEDVVAMDEVVVTALNISREEKSLGYSVAKVKSDEITKTVSGNWLNSLNGKVAGLSFTTANSGPSSSIRVTLRGDQSLNYGNNEALFVIDGVPVNSGMTSTNAVSNYAQSDAPVDYGDGMSDINPDDIESVSVLKGPAAAALYGSRAANGAILITTKAGKTTKGLGVSVNSSVTFERAGYFPDFQTQYGNGADMGASEYSLWDISSEMASDGVAQSRNYSRYTFGEKFDANKLRYLYASKNWDDNTFTKLPWVYQDDWYTGLFKTGLTVDKTISINGNNGKGTSTRFSVTDFKNDWIMPNTGFNRNTISLAINTPVSDKIKLNTKVNYYKKTSDNMPVSGYDETNPMYALAWGFNVSSIQDWKNEYFNGRYNYANWSAAGQNGMGLVFPASGSFNPYRTLYEALNTQDKNRVFGSIGLTFDILKGLTLDLRSGLDWSDEFRTQRKPFYTEGYENGFYREQTVRSVENNNDFMLRYNKESKNGRFGLSTMLGGNNRVNEYFNNKIALSQLGEEGIFHTTNLPTGVNPDPYNYRSKKVVNSLYGLVSLSWDDAYFLDITGRNDWSSTLSRGNWSYFYPSVAASVLLDKTFNFKENAAWIDMLKTRFSWANVGNDTSAYSLDQVYSNTSFPGGYTLPGDIPNPLIKPENVESWEAGIEAKLFRNRISFDVTTYYSSTTNQIVSVDVDQITGATGMTINAGEISNQGLEISASFTPIRTKNFKWDFDITWSKNKNKLKSLQEGWDPSVPLQTDMGTTIGSRTYVYSYVGQEMHVIYGRGFQRAPEGATYIDENGNEIDASGMHIVNSEGYPVLDNSPDRKIGKVNPDWRAGMVQRIKYKNLSLSATFAAQMGGNAFSVTNFALSYQGKLNNSIEGRYDGLVHPGVNAIQNTDGTVTYTKNNTVTNNIQTYYNNYIWNRNNTEMNTFDTSYLKLRELRLDYDLPAKLVSKIGVFQKVSFGAYATNLFSISNFPQYDPDTGMLNGSNIYKGIEAMTFPMTRTYGLNVQLSF; from the coding sequence ATGCTATTTGCGTTGTGGGGAATGACTTCACAATCTGTAATGGCTCAAAGTACTCTCGAAAAAACAATCAGTTTTAATGTAAAAAACGCCACATTACCACATCTTTTTAATCAATTAGAAAAAGAAGCAAACTGTCAGTTCAGTTTTTCAGATGAAGTCCTGAGCAATAAAAAGCTGTTTACTTATAATTTTAATAATCAAAAATTAAGAACCGTTTTAAATCAAATTAGTCGCGATGCTCACTTGAGTTATATGATTAATGGCTCGACAATCACATTCACAGCTTTAAAAAAAGTAAAGGTGTATGGTGAAGTAAAAGATGTAAATGGTTTACCGTTAATTGCTGTAAATGTTCTTGTCAAAGGGACTAATACAGTAGTCCTGACAGATTTTGATGGGAAATTTAATTTAGAAGCTCCTGAAAACAGTACTCTGGTTTTTTCCTATTTAGGAATGCAAAATTTTGAGCAGTCAATCAAGGCGGGTGGTGCTTATAAAGTAACCATGCAAGAAGATGTAGTTGCAATGGATGAGGTAGTGGTTACTGCATTGAATATTTCTCGCGAGGAGAAATCCTTGGGTTATTCGGTTGCTAAAGTTAAAAGTGATGAAATTACCAAAACGGTTTCTGGAAACTGGCTGAATAGTTTGAATGGTAAAGTTGCAGGATTGTCATTTACTACGGCTAATTCAGGTCCAAGTAGTTCTATTCGTGTGACTTTACGTGGAGATCAGTCTTTGAATTATGGTAATAATGAAGCATTGTTCGTTATCGATGGAGTACCCGTAAATTCAGGAATGACTTCTACAAATGCTGTAAGTAACTATGCTCAATCCGATGCCCCTGTAGATTATGGTGATGGTATGAGTGATATTAATCCTGATGACATCGAATCTGTTTCAGTGTTAAAAGGTCCAGCAGCAGCTGCATTGTATGGATCAAGAGCAGCTAATGGAGCAATTCTTATAACAACTAAAGCTGGTAAAACAACTAAAGGTCTTGGTGTTAGTGTAAACTCTTCGGTAACTTTTGAAAGAGCAGGATATTTTCCCGATTTTCAAACCCAGTATGGAAATGGTGCTGATATGGGAGCCAGTGAATATTCACTTTGGGATATTTCTTCAGAAATGGCTTCTGATGGCGTTGCTCAATCACGTAATTATTCCAGATATACTTTCGGAGAAAAGTTTGATGCAAACAAGCTTAGGTATTTATATGCTTCAAAAAATTGGGATGACAATACTTTTACTAAGTTACCTTGGGTGTATCAAGATGATTGGTATACAGGGCTTTTTAAAACTGGTTTAACAGTAGATAAAACGATTAGTATAAATGGTAATAACGGGAAAGGAACATCTACGCGTTTTTCGGTAACTGATTTTAAAAACGATTGGATAATGCCTAATACAGGTTTTAATCGAAATACCATTTCGCTAGCTATTAATACTCCGGTTTCAGACAAAATTAAATTAAATACTAAAGTTAATTATTATAAAAAGACGAGTGACAATATGCCAGTGAGTGGTTATGATGAAACAAATCCGATGTATGCTCTAGCTTGGGGATTTAATGTAAGTAGTATTCAAGATTGGAAAAATGAATATTTTAATGGACGTTATAATTATGCAAACTGGTCTGCTGCTGGTCAAAACGGAATGGGACTTGTTTTCCCTGCTTCAGGATCTTTTAATCCATACCGTACGCTTTATGAAGCATTGAATACCCAAGATAAAAATCGAGTATTTGGAAGTATTGGTTTAACTTTTGACATTTTGAAAGGTTTGACACTTGATTTGCGTTCTGGTTTAGATTGGTCTGATGAATTTAGAACACAACGTAAGCCTTTTTATACCGAAGGTTATGAAAATGGATTTTACAGAGAACAAACTGTAAGGTCTGTAGAAAATAATAACGATTTTATGCTTCGTTATAACAAAGAATCCAAGAATGGTCGCTTTGGTCTTTCAACGATGTTAGGAGGAAATAATCGTGTTAACGAATATTTTAATAACAAAATAGCATTGAGTCAATTAGGTGAGGAAGGAATCTTCCATACTACAAATTTACCAACAGGCGTTAACCCAGATCCATACAACTACAGAAGTAAAAAAGTGGTTAATAGTTTATATGGTTTAGTGTCATTAAGTTGGGATGATGCTTATTTCTTAGATATTACAGGTCGTAATGACTGGTCAAGTACATTATCTAGAGGAAATTGGTCTTATTTTTACCCATCTGTTGCAGCGAGTGTTTTATTAGATAAGACATTTAATTTTAAGGAAAATGCAGCTTGGATTGATATGCTAAAAACCCGATTTTCATGGGCAAATGTGGGTAATGATACATCAGCTTATTCATTAGATCAGGTATACAGTAACACATCGTTTCCTGGAGGTTATACTTTACCAGGGGATATTCCAAATCCATTAATAAAACCCGAAAATGTTGAAAGTTGGGAAGCTGGAATTGAAGCCAAATTATTCAGAAACAGAATAAGTTTTGATGTTACTACCTACTATTCTTCAACTACTAATCAAATCGTTTCAGTTGATGTCGATCAGATTACTGGAGCAACAGGAATGACAATTAACGCTGGAGAAATTTCAAATCAAGGACTAGAAATATCAGCAAGTTTTACCCCTATCAGAACTAAAAATTTTAAATGGGATTTTGATATTACTTGGTCAAAAAACAAAAATAAATTAAAAAGTCTTCAAGAAGGTTGGGATCCAAGTGTGCCACTACAAACCGATATGGGAACTACTATAGGTAGTAGAACTTATGTGTATTCCTATGTAGGACAAGAAATGCACGTTATCTACGGGCGAGGATTTCAAAGAGCACCCGAAGGAGCAACATATATTGATGAAAATGGAAATGAAATTGATGCTTCAGGGATGCACATCGTAAATTCTGAAGGTTATCCAGTACTGGATAATTCTCCAGATAGAAAAATTGGAAAAGTTAATCCAGATTGGAGAGCGGGTATGGTACAACGAATTAAGTATAAAAATCTATCATTGTCGGCTACTTTTGCGGCTCAGATGGGTGGGAATGCTTTTTCAGTAACCAACTTTGCTTTATCCTACCAAGGAAAACTTAACAATTCTATTGAAGGTAGATACGATGGTTTAGTGCATCCTGGAGTAAATGCCATTCAAAATACGGATGGAACAGTTACGTATACTAAAAATAATACGGTGACTAATAATATTCAAACCTATTACAATAATTATATCTGGAACCGTAATAATACAGAAATGAATACTTTCGATACTTCTTATTTAAAATTAAGAGAGTTACGATTAGATTACGACTTACCTGCAAAATTAGTTAGCAAAATTGGGGTATTCCAAAAAGTGAGTTTTGGTGCTTATGCTACAAATCTATTTAGTATTTCCAATTTTCCTCAATATGATCCTGACACAGGAATGTTAAACGGTTCAAATATTTATAAAGGTATTGAAGCGATGACTTTTCCAATGACTAGAACTTACGGATTAAACGTTCAACTTTCTTTCTAA